One genomic segment of Caldisericota bacterium includes these proteins:
- the recA gene encoding recombinase RecA yields the protein MAGSKDKFKKEQTNKENALKLVMAQAEKQFGRGAVMRLGDKRVNFNMDAIPTGIYSLDIALGVGGFPRGRVVEIFGPEGTGKTTLALEAIASAQRLGGKALFVDAEHAFSSEYAANLGIDVDNLIVSQPDYAEQALDIIDMFVRSAAVDICVLDSVAALVPKVELEGDMGDSYMGLQARLMSQALRKLTGSISKSKTSVLFVNQLREKIGVFFGNPEVTPGGRALKFYSSVRLDVRRVERLKYKGETYGNRLKIKVVKNKVAPPYKEALVDLIFGKGVSREGDLFDIGVNADIITKAGSFYSYGEVKLGQGRDNSLQFVKMHPELFGKIEKEVMNKFFPKNKTNAQ from the coding sequence ATGGCAGGAAGTAAGGATAAATTCAAAAAAGAGCAGACCAACAAAGAAAATGCCTTAAAACTTGTTATGGCACAAGCCGAAAAGCAATTTGGCAGAGGTGCTGTGATGCGTTTGGGTGACAAACGAGTTAATTTTAACATGGATGCAATTCCTACTGGAATTTACTCACTTGATATTGCACTTGGTGTTGGAGGCTTCCCAAGAGGGAGAGTTGTTGAAATTTTTGGACCGGAGGGAACAGGCAAAACAACGCTTGCACTTGAAGCAATTGCATCTGCACAGAGATTGGGTGGGAAAGCACTTTTTGTGGATGCGGAACATGCTTTTTCGTCTGAATATGCTGCAAATCTGGGAATTGATGTGGATAACTTGATTGTTTCTCAGCCCGATTATGCAGAGCAAGCACTTGACATTATTGATATGTTTGTAAGGTCGGCCGCAGTGGATATTTGTGTACTGGATTCTGTTGCGGCACTTGTACCAAAAGTAGAGCTTGAAGGGGATATGGGGGATTCTTATATGGGTCTTCAGGCCCGTTTGATGTCTCAAGCTTTAAGAAAACTCACTGGTTCAATTAGCAAATCAAAAACCAGTGTACTATTTGTTAATCAGTTAAGAGAAAAGATCGGGGTTTTTTTTGGTAATCCTGAGGTGACTCCGGGTGGCAGGGCTTTGAAATTTTATTCATCCGTGAGGCTGGACGTGAGGAGAGTGGAGAGATTAAAATATAAAGGCGAGACATATGGAAATAGATTGAAGATTAAAGTGGTGAAAAACAAAGTAGCTCCACCCTACAAGGAGGCTCTTGTCGATTTAATTTTTGGCAAAGGCGTAAGCAGAGAAGGAGATTTATTTGATATAGGAGTAAATGCTGATATTATTACAAAGGCTGGCTCTTTTTATTCCTATGGAGAGGTAAAACTAGGGCAGGGAAGAGATAATTCACTTCAATTTGTAAAAATGCATCCGGAACTATTTGGTAAAATAGAGAAAGAAGTGATGAACAAATTCTTCCCTAAGAATAAAACGAATGCACAATGA
- a CDS encoding regulatory protein RecX, translated as MHNDEQSAFNYSLYLLSFKDYSEYELRKKLVGKFDVCFIDNTITKLKEKGLLSDKQYVEKIIRRYGSIKKYGYFKVEHELRRRGLKKEVYENLLNEIYTEAKEEENALSIAFKRPREKLGKYLLSRGYRSYIVRKVLALLEKE; from the coding sequence ATGCACAATGATGAGCAATCGGCATTCAACTATTCGTTATATTTACTTTCATTTAAAGATTATTCTGAATATGAATTAAGAAAGAAATTAGTAGGTAAATTTGATGTTTGTTTTATTGATAACACTATCACAAAATTAAAGGAGAAAGGACTGCTTTCCGATAAGCAATATGTGGAAAAGATAATAAGAAGATATGGGAGTATTAAGAAATATGGATATTTTAAAGTGGAGCATGAGCTCCGTAGACGTGGTTTGAAAAAAGAAGTCTATGAAAATCTTTTAAACGAGATATATACTGAAGCTAAAGAGGAAGAAAATGCTCTATCTATTGCATTTAAAAGGCCACGTGAGAAACTAGGGAAATATCTCTTAAGCAGAGGTTATCGTTCATATATTGTTCGGAAAGTCCTTGCCCTTTTGGAAAAAGAATAG